From the genome of Elusimicrobiaceae bacterium:
CGACTGTCAGCACGTCGTCGTAAAATGCCGGAGCCTTGTACTCGATTTCCTGCCGGGCGACAACGAAAACGAACCCGTCGTCCATGAGTTTTTTCACCGAAAAGCCGCGCTGTTCCATGTATTCGGTGCGCGCCTCCTCCAGAAACTTGAGGTAGTTGCCGTAATAGACCACTCCGCCGCAGTCGGTGTCATGATAGAATATCCGTTTTTTCATGAGTTATTCGCCTATGATTTTGATCAGCACTTTTTTGTCGCGCTGTCCGTCAAATTCGCCGTAGAAAATGCGTTCCCACGGCCCGAAATCCAGCCTGCCGGCGGTTATGCCGATCACCACTTCGCGCCCCAGCAGGGTGCGCTTGAGGTGCGCGTCGCCGTTATCCTCTCCGGTGAGATTGTGGCGGTAACGGTCAACTCCATAGGGCGCGAGCTGTTCCGCCCAGGCGATCAGATCCTGATGCAGGCCGGACTCGTTGTCGTTGACAAACACGCTGGAGGT
Proteins encoded in this window:
- a CDS encoding thioesterase family protein, translated to MKKRIFYHDTDCGGVVYYGNYLKFLEEARTEYMEQRGFSVKKLMDDGFVFVVARQEIEYKAPAFYDDVLTVETTITDISSIRVEFSYAITNQHGKLTTKARTVLVCVGQDIKPRVIPPQVRAALKPA
- a CDS encoding secondary thiamine-phosphate synthase enzyme YjbQ, with the protein product MKAHTKYLVLNTDNRYEIVHITPQVERAVAESGVQEGLCLVNSMHITSSVFVNDNESGLHQDLIAWAEQLAPYGVDRYRHNLTGEDNGDAHLKRTLLGREVVIGITAGRLDFGPWERIFYGEFDGQRDKKVLIKIIGE